The following proteins are co-located in the Salvelinus sp. IW2-2015 linkage group LG36, ASM291031v2, whole genome shotgun sequence genome:
- the LOC111959484 gene encoding collagen alpha-2(IV) chain: MAIVGEETVRGDANVSPLRRVARGQPGPLGPQGPHGPPGGLGDSGVQGVQGEKGDRGRGGFIGPKGSVGMTGVPGFSGSDGIPGHPGQAGTRGKXGADGCNGTHGDSGLAGKPGYDGQPGYNVQPSEQRQKGDTLELSVFMERFRGDSGQPGYPGFVGPQGYPGRSGYRGLPGPQGPLGFPGLPGPKGTMTKVLKGVKGEAGEAGQQGPPGNSTHQHTSPLTGPYGRKGDKGLKGETGVEADNKGETGIMGMPGQRGVPGRDXEQGLRGDLGEPGFRGRDGQKGAIGEPGELIYYEGPSGGPBRVGPPGQLGPQGEMGLQGEKGLPGRAGPPARKSDSQLQVEYLWGPFGETGVKGETGPPGEPGIPALSPGPPGIDGISGLRGPPGPPGSWADFYKGFAGSRGRPGSAGRKGLKGDHGLCECNIVHSPPGLPGPAGSQGDPGMSGEFGQQGEPGEPGPQGVTGLPGFPGATGQXGPKGRKGEFIWAKEKGYAGDPGDPGATGDPGLQGFPGPSGINGFPGNRGLSGDAPEGLTGEKGYPGRSGLPGLFGQMGEPGRVLGATKGVRGLQGDDGEPGYAGVEGRAGDPGVSGCSPRGDGRLNDKGDCDAVPGPPGMPGPQGLVGFPGIPGQNGFTGPLGDDGAKGEIGEQGIGGSPGQPGFTGPRGDLGQPGTKGKPGDQGLPGQQGRDGESGEKGPHGEIWGASTGQTGEVGLPGEQGPKGFSGEPGNEGYPGMGGMPGMIGFKGDVGPSGLQGEQGRPGAAGKYGWKGVPGQAGVHGPTGSFGQPGLSGGRGDQGDPGAPGPIGLKGTPGEFGGLGAEGNTGHLGDPGEPGPTGHSGLPGFKGIKGSRGMSGFGGMPGESGLKGFSGQKGEDGIPGGFGQKGIMGDYGSKGERGLSGLPGEKPHIPRQIIXDMKGTKGEDGTPGQIGFTGPRGPKGFPGVPGMEGYHGVPGDPSDEKGFPGNPGAQGLPGPKGMPGPTGSNGISGFPGMSGHRGEKGTPGAYGSSGDPGGKGVKGEEGPIIDMPGSTGLRGEDGFPGVPGQKGYIGNLGDRGGGGFHGIDGMKGGPGEPGTGGPIGSDGQGGFQGNQGTKGWPGVPGESGTNGRPGFPGQRGFPGLKGILGLDGLKGEKGIPGLPGQDNLGTPGVPGAKGTRGETGIPNSEVGTPGSLGLKGVQGQPGDQGQVGPPGFQGPHGPQGTSDTPGPSGDPGFPGSKGLPGFPGPRGYPGEPSPYGEKGLAGHYGFPGFSGLKGKQGDQGPSGYKGQSGVSGKKGVKGEQGMMGIPGRFGFQGDRGPSGPKGSTGPIGYPGAPGNQGPAPVPLRMPGERGAPGPQGIRGPEGVRGETGPKGPPGAPGYLGPQGQKGMPGVGGRPGTPGYRGNDGGRGHLGLQGMEGHRGNPGTTGLPGMPGRSVSVGYLLVKHSQSEQTPMCPVGMSKLWDGYSLLYFEGQEKAHNQDLGLAGSCLPRFNTMPFLYCNPGDVCYYASRNDKSYWLSTTAPLPMMPVEEDEIKPYISRCSVCEAPSVAVAVHSQDITIPQCPVGWRSLWIGYSFLMHTAAGDEGGGQSLSSPGSCLEDFRTTPFIECNGAKGTCHYFANKHSFWLTSIEQSFQAEPASETLKAGQLLSRISRCQVCMKNL; encoded by the exons ggcCAACCTGGTCCTCTTGGCCCGCAGGGACCCCATGGGCCTCCAGGGGGCCTAGGGGACTCAGGAGTCCAAGGAGTCCAAGGAGAGAAGGGCGACCGGGGCAGAGGAGGCTTCATCGGCCCCAAGGGTTCTGTG GGGATGACTGGTGTTCCAGGGTTTTCTGGATCGGACGGTATTCCT GGCCATCCAGGACAGGCGGGGACTCGTGGGAAACMTGGAGCAGACGGGTGCAACGGAACACATGGAGATTCAGGGTTGGCAGGGAAACCAGGCTACGATGGCCAGCCCGGGTATAATGTAC agcctt CAGAACAGCGACAGAAGGGAGACACTCTGGAGCTTAGTGTGTTCATGGAGCGGTTCAGG GGAGATTCAGGACAGCCCGGATATCCTGGATTTGTT gGTCCTCAGGGTTACCCAGGTCGGTCGGGCTACAGAGGACTCCCAGGACCACag GGCCCATTAGGGTTTCCTGGCCTTCCTGGACCAAAG GGCACCATGACCAAAGTGTTGAAGGGGGTCAAAGGAGAAGCG GGTGAGGCTGGACAGCAAGGTCCCCCAGGGAACTCCACCCATCAGCATACCAGCCCACTTACCGGACCCTAC GGCAGAAAGGGTGACAAAGGGTTGAAAGGTGAAACTGGAGTTGAG GCTGACAACAAAGGAGAGACTGGGATTATGGGGATGCCTGGGCAAAGG GGTGTCCCTGGTCGGGATRGAGAGCAAGGACTAAGG GGGGACCTTGGAGAACCAGGATTTAGGGGCAGAGATGGCCAAAAG GGTGCCATCGGAGAACCTGGGGAGTTGATCTATTATGAAGGTCCCTCAGGAGGACCTRACAGAG TTGGCCCCCCTGGACAGCTGGGACCCCAGGGAGAGATGGGTTTGCAGGGGGAGAAAGGTCTGCCAGGCCGGGCTGGACCTCCTGCTAGGAAGAGTGATAGTCAATTACAAG TGGAGTACCTGTGGGGTCCGTTCGGGGAAACGGGGGTAAAGGGAGAGACGGGCCCACCTGGAGAGCCAGGTATCCCTGCTCTCAGCCCCGGACCCCCAGGTATCGACGGCATTTCTGGGTTGAGGGGCCCACCCGGACCACCAGGATCAT GGGCGGACTTCTACAAGGGATTTGCTGGGTCGAGAGGGCGGCCAGGCTCTGCAGGGAGAAAAGGACTGAAAG GTGATCATGGGTTGTGTGAGTGCAACATTGTCCACTCTCCTCCGGGCCTGCCTGGCCCTGCTGGTAGCCAAGGCGACCCTGGAATGAGTGGCGAGTTTGGTCAGCAGGGCGAGCCAGGCGAGCCAGGACCCCAAGGTGTCACCGGACTGCCT GGGTTCCCTGGTGCCACAGGACAAYCGGGTCCAAAGGGCAGGAAGGGCGAGTTCATTTGGGCCAAAGAGAAAG GATATGCCGGGGACCCAGGAGATCCGGGTGCGACTGGTGACCCAGGATTGCAGGGCTTCCCTGGGCCAAGTGGGATCAATGGATTCCCTGGGAACCGTGGTCTTTCA GGGGACGCACCTGAGGGACTCACTGGAGAAAAGGGTTATCCTGGCCGGTCGGGTCTCCCTGGGTTGTTTGGACAGATGGGAGAACCGGGACGAGTTCTAGGTGCCACTAAAGGGGTCAGAGGGTTACAAGGCGATGATGGGGAGCCGGGTTACGCTGGTGTCGAAGGTCGAGCTGGAGATCCAG gagtgtcTGGCTGTAGTCCGAGAGGAGATGGACGACTGAATGACAAAG GCGATTGTGATGCCGTACCCGGACCACCCGGTATGCCAGGACCCCAAGGGTTAGTGGGTTTCCCAG GCATCCCAGGTCAAAATGGATTCACAGGTCCACTTGGAGATGACGGGGCCAAAGGAGAGATAGGAGAGCAAGGCATAGGAGGGTCTCCTGGACAGCCAG GTTTCACTGGCCCCCGTGGAGACTTGGGTCAGCCCGGCACCAAGGGTAAACCTGGAGATCAAGGTCTGCCAGGCCAACAGGGTCGGGACGGGGAGTCCGGGGAAAAGGGACCACACGGGGAGATCTGGGGAGCGTCGACCGGACAAACTGGAGAAGTGGGTCTTCCTGGAGAGCAGGGACCTAAAGGTTTTAGCGGAGAGCCTGGAAACGAGGGCTACCCAG GGATGGGTGGCATGCCTGGGATGATTGGGTTCAAGGGCGACGTGGGTCCTTCAGGTCTACAGGGGGAGCAAGGAAGACCGGGAGCTGCTGGGAAGTACGGCTGGAAAGGTGTACCCGGACAGGCTGGAGTCCATGGACCAACAGGAAGCTTCGGACAACCAG GTTTGAGCGGAGGCAGGGGTGATCAGGGGGACCCTGGCGCCCCGGGGCCAATAGGACTAAAGGGGACACCAGGGGAGTTTGGAGGTCTGGGTGCTGAGGGAAACACCGGACACCTGGGTGACCCTGGAGAGCCAGGACCTACAGGACACTCTGGCCTGCCAGGGTTCAAAG GTATCAAAGGTTCTCGTGGCATGTCAGGGTTTGGAGGTATGCCCGGTGAGTCGGGCCTGAAGGGCTTCTCTGGACAGAAGGGAGAGGATGGCATTCCTGGCGGATTTGGACAGAAAGGAATCATGGGCGACTATGGTTCAAAGG GTGAACGTGGTCTGAGTGGCCTGCCAGGCGAGAAGCCCCACATCCCTCGTCAGATCATCARTGACATGAAGGGGACCAAGGGAGAAGATGGAACACCAGGACAAATCGGATTTACTGGACCCAGAG GTCCTAAAGGTTTTCCCGGAGTTCCGGGTATGGAGGGCTACCATGGCGTTCCCGGAGACCCCAGCGATGAGAAGGGTTTCCCAGGCAACCCAGGGGCGCAGGGACTTCCAGGGCCAAAAGGAATGCCAGGTCCGACTGGATCAAATGGAATCAGCGGCTTTCCTGGGATGTCTGGTCACAGG GGGGAGAAAGGTACCCCCGGTGCCTACGGATCTTCAGGAGATCCAGGAGGGAAGGGTGTCAAAG GTGAGGAGGGTCCCATAATCGACATGCCCGGATCCACAGGACTGAGGGGGGAGGATGGTTTCCCAGGGGTTCCAG GTCAGAAGGGCTACATTGGGAATCTGGGAGACAGGGGCGGTGGTGGTTTCCATGGTATTGACGGCATGAAAGGGGGGCCGGGAGAGCCTGGCACAGGAGGTCCTATAG GATCTGATGGTCAAGGAGGGTTTCAAGGCAACCAGGGTACGAAGGGATGGCCTGGGGTCCCCGGAGAATCAGGCACAAATGGACGACCAGGCTTCCCAGGacagagag GTTTTCCTGGACTAAAGGGTATATTGGGACTGGATGGACTGAAGGGTGAGAAGGGCATCCCTGGACTTCCAGGTCAGGATAACTTGGGAACCCCAGGTGTTCCTGGTGCTAAGGGAACGAGGGGTGAGACAGGTATACCCAACTCAGAGGTCGGGACCCCAGGATCGCTGGGTTTGAAGGGCGTTCAAGGACAACCAG GTGACCAGGGCCAGGTGGGACCCCCAGGGTTTCAGGGCCCCCATGGACCACAGGGCACCTCAGACACACCTGGACCATCAGGAGACCCTGGCTTCCCTGGATCCAAAGGGCTGCCAG GTTTCCCTGGGCCCCGTGGATATCCTGGTGAGCCCTCTCCATATGGAGAGAAGGGTTTAGCTGGCCACTATGGCTTCCctggattctctggtctgaaaggAAAGCAGGGGGATCAGGGACCATCAGGCTACAAAGGACAGAGTGGAGTGTCTGGGAAGAAAG GTGTGAAGGGAGAGCAAGGGATGATGGGAATTCCTGGTAGGTTTGGTTTCCAAGGAGACCGAGGTCCTTCCGGCCCAAAAGGAAGTACTGGACCCATAG GTTATCCGGGAGCCCCAGGTAACCAGGGCCCAGCCCCAGTCCCCCtcaggatgccaggagaaagggGTGCTCCAGGGCCTCAGGGCATCCGAGGACCAGAGGGGGTACGAGGGGAGACTGGTCCGAAAGGACCCCCTGGAGCTCCAG GCTACCTGGGCCCCCAGGGGCAGAAGGGGATGCCAGGGGTGGGTGGCAGACCGGGTACCCCCGGGTACCGTGGGAATGACGGAGGGAGGGGCCACCTTGGTCTTCAAGGCATGGAAG GACACCGTGGTAACCCAGGTACTACAGGGTTGCCTGGCATGCCTGGACGCAGTGTGAGTGTGGGATATCTGCTGGTGAAgcacagccaatcagagcagACCCCCATGTGCCCCGTGGGCATGTCCAAGCTGTGGGATGGCTACAGTCTACTGTACTTCGAGGGCCAGGAAAAGGCCCACAACCAGGACCTAG GTCTGGCAGGCTCCTGCCTCCCTCGTTTCAACACCATGCCCTTCCTGTACTGCAACCCCGGMGACGTCTGCTACTATGCCAGCCGCAATGACAAATCCTATTGGCTGTCCACCACCGCACCCCTTCCCATGATGCCTGTGGAAGAGGATGAGATCAAACCCTAYATCAGCCGCTGCTCTGTGTGCGAGGCTCCGTCTGTCGCCGTCGCCGTGCACAGCCAGGACATCACCATCCCACAATGCCCTGTGGGCTGGCGCAGCCTGTGGATTGGCTACTCCTTCCTTATG CACACAGCAGCAGGTGACGAGGGCGGTGGTCAGTCTTTGTCGTCCCCTGGTTCCTGTCTGGAGGACTTCCGCACCACTCCCTTCATCGAGTGTAACGGGGCCAAGGGCACCTGCCATTACTTCGCYAACAAACACAGCTTCTGGCTCACCTCCATCGAACAGTCCTTCCAGGCAGAGCCTGCCTCCGAGACCCTGAAAGCAGGCCAACTCCTCTCACGCATCAGCCGATGTCAGGTCTGCATGAAGAACCTGTGA